The Strigops habroptila isolate Jane chromosome 20, bStrHab1.2.pri, whole genome shotgun sequence genome segment TCCTCTCCTGGGCCAGCTGCTTGGACCACTCTGTTCTTAGGATCCATCCCGGGGAACCCAACAACGTCACTGCAAGGGACAAGACACCAGCTCACACTTGTCTAACCCACTGGCCGGTCACCTCCCTGGGCCTCCCTCCATGGATCTCACACCCGCAGCCCACCAGGGCAGAGACCCAAAGGCAGAGCATGTTGCGGGTCAGTCTGCAGGGTCCTTGTACACCCTGGAGGGACTCTTCTATGGTCTCTGAAGACCAACCTTGTGTTTTACAGCAACTCAACACTTCCTTGGGGTAGGATGGGCCTCTAAGTCCCTAACAACAGGACAGAACTTGCCCAGGGAAACCAGGAAGCCCATGGGAAGCCCCACATCCTTCCTCAGGCTATTTGCACTCCCAGCTATGTTCTACACAGAATGGGGAGACTCTGGGACCCCCCCAGGATGCTGCGGCTCTCCCACCTTCCAGCAGCTCCGTCCTCTCGCAGGTGGCATTTCTCTTCGCCTTCTCCTTGGCGCTGGCAGATGAGTAACTCCGGAGGATGCTCCATGGGATCCCTGCGGCGGGAAAACACCAACACCCGGAGCTCAGAGGCGGCTTCACCCATAACAGCACCCACTGCCCCACACCACGGCTGGCGGCAGGAACCTCCTGCCCTTAACCtcttggggtggggggggaacatgaccccagggacaccccaaaccccaacacgGGGTGCCAGGACCCACCACCCCAGCGCTGGGACAGGAGACatcccccccccctccccccccgccaccCTTATTACAGTGACACCCCCCCCAGCCCGCAGCGGAGGGCTCCGTGCTGGGGTCAGCCCTgcgggaccccccccccgggccccggccccgccgctcaCCGGCGCCCCGCAGGCGGCCCGGGCCCGGCAGCACCGCCCGCAGCAGGGACATGCCGAGCCGCGCTACGCCGCCATGCTCCGCGCTCCGCGCAGGGGCCGCGCCAGGCACACCGGGAGCCGTAGTTCTTGCGCCGAAGGACTACAACTCCCATGGTGCAGCGCGGCCGCGCAACGAGCTCCCCCCCCTGGCGGCCAGCGGAGGCCTCGACGGGACGGGATGAGATGGGGTGAGACGGGACGGGAGCGGAGCCCCGCGGTGACGGCGCTGGGACACGGCGCTTCCCCGCACCCCAACCGGCCCCGAGCTCGCCGCCTCAAGCGGACACCACCCCCAGGCCCGCAACTCGCGACTCTCCCCCCGCCCTGCCCGAGGAGCCCGGCCCGACCCGGCCCGCCCGCCTCAGGAGCCGGTGGGGACCGGAGCACGCAGCAACCCCCGCCCCAGCGCCCCGCAACCGCTGTGGGTGGCCAGGGCCGGGGCTACAAGGCAGCCGTCGGGGCGCCGGGTGATGAATGGGAGCCCCCGCCCTTCGCCCCCACCTctcggccccgccccgcgccaTTGGCCCCCGCCCCGGCTCGCTCTGCTCCGCGCTCGGGCCGCCCGCGCCGTCGGGGCCGGTCGCCGCCGCGGCCGTGGCCAtggccgcccgcccgccgccccgccgaGCCCCGCCGtccgcccgccgcccgccgccatGAGGCGCGGGGGCCCCGCCGCCCTCGCCGCCTGCCTCGCCGGGGCGTTCGCCGTGctggcggggccggggccggggtcGGGGCCGGGCAGCACCGCCTGGGGCGGCCGGCGGCCCCCCCGCAGCTACGGCCACTTGGAGGGCGACGTGCGCTGGCGGCGGCTCTTCTCCGCCACCCGCTTCTTCCTGCGCATCGACGGCAGCGGCGGCGTGGAGGGGACGCGCTGGAAGGAGCGGCCGGGCAGTGAGtggagccggggccggggccggggagAGCCGGGGCGGGGTCCCGCCGCCCTCCCACCGGAGGCCAGAGCCCAGTACCGGGGGGCTGCGGCAGAGGcaggcggggccggggccggggccggggccgggcgcggaCGGGGCAGGGGCTGGACGGGGGCGCCTGGGACGGCGACGGGGCCCCAGCAAAAGCGGCCGTGCGTCCCCGCTGTCCGTCCGCGCTGTCTGTCCCCGCGACCCGCCGGGACACGATCGACTCCTGCTGCCGTCGCCCCCGGGAGCCCCTTTCCCGGAGTTCGGCTGCCGCCCCGCGTTGTTGGGGCAACGAGAAATGCAGGGAGGGGACGAGAGGGAGGTCCCCGGGCGGCGCGGTCGGGGAGGGAGTCCCCTGCCCTGCGGCACAGACCGAGGGGTCTGGTCATTCCCTGTAATCGCTCTGGGGAGGATAaaggctgaggaggaggaggagggatgaagGAGGATGTTGGTCCCAGCACTGAGCATCCATGAGGGTGGTTTTGGGGAGCGGAGCTGCCCCATCGAGGGGACCACAGAGCATCCGCTGCCCGAAGGGTTCCGGGTGGGCAGAGCCGGCAGCCCCGGCCATGGCACAGGGGCACAGCACCCACCGTGCCGTGGGGTCActtgctgcagcctccccagggtCTGGTCCTGCCGAGGGGCCCGGGGGGGCTCACGGGGACGGACAGCACATCCCGGGGGGGACGGAGGGAGCAAAGGCTGCAGGATGTCGGCGTTGCCCAGACGGAGCCTGGGAACAAGCCGGCAGGATTAGGCCTtcccctggggctggggctggggctgctccacCCCGCAGCCCTCGGGAGCGGCCGCGTGTACCGGTGGGGGGAGGCTGATCCCGGGGTCGGGACCCTGCCCCGGCTCCGTGACCGCCTGCTCCCACCGGGGCCCCTCCATGGCGACAGCGCCGTGGGTCCCGAGGGGATGTGGCACCTGCAGCGAGCGCCAGGGCTGCCAGCCGAGCCTCAGCACCCGTGATGTCAGCCCGGTTTGGGTGCTGGGTCCTGGTCCCCAGTGAGGGAGTGGGCACCAGGCTGACAggggggtgctggaggggggTGATGGTGTCCGAGTGTCCCGGGGGGCCCTGGCAGGGCGTTGGGATGTGGGGCAAGAATGATGATGAGGATGGGAGCAGCATCCCCCAGCCCATGTGCCGGTGGCAGCGGGGGCCGCCCTGTCACCCATCCAGCGCAGGATGAGGGAGCCCTGGCTCAGGGAACCCTCCTGCGGTGCCGGAGGCTGTTGGGAGCCCCAGCCGGGAGCGCTGCCAGCACGAATCACCCCAACACGTTCCTTTGCCATGTGGCAACGGGGCCTGGCAGGAGGAGCGGCCCCGGGTGCTCGTATGGGGCTTGCTCTGGTTATTGCttgggctgggctctgctcctcagccctCACCACGGCTGCAGTGGGGCTCTGTGTCcgctggggctggaggggtgagactgggagcactgggagctgctgcccgGTGCCTCCAGAACCAGGCACTGGGAAGCAAAGCGCCGGGGGGTATTTTTAGAACAGCACAAGTCCTTTGTTATAAATAGCACCTCCAGACGGTGATCGGGTGGGATGGAGTCACAGGCACTTGCTCAGCCCTTCCCCATGGCTGCAGCTTGGCAACGGCTTCACTGGGCCCTGAAGGGtcctggtgggtgctggggggtcgTTGCCTGCTGAAAGCCGCCCCCCCCCgaggggctgcagcccctgcgATGTGTCTCATCCTTCTGGCCCGGGCAGCGGTGCCCATGGGCTGCACCTCGCACCCTGCCTGTGTCTCTGCCCGCTGGAGCTCTGTTCTCCCCTTCCCACCGCAGCGTGTGCCCCggtgggcagcagggcaggatgcgGTGCAGGAACCCAAAGGCCCTGCCGATGCTCTGGGTGTTTCCCATGTCGGAGCTGCTGGTCCGACCGCATGCCTTTCCCATTAGCGGCTGTGTCGGGCGCACACCAGTGCAGCCACGGCCCGACTACAGCCACCTCCCGGGCTCATCTCCATGTCGTGCAGCACCATCGCATCCGTCCTGCCcacagtgcccagtgcagggctGTGTATCCGCACTTGTGCCACCGGCATCCACGGGCAGCACCATCCCAGCCCCATAGTGCTGCTGGGAACCGGCTGGGctctggggaggagaggagtAAAGATCAACTCCTCCCTGGATCAGAGGTTCCCGCTCCCGGCTGAGCCGTCATTCCCACTGTCTGGCGAGGGTCAGCGGCCCCGTCCATCCAGGGGACACTTTGTGGCCACAGACCCTGCACTGGGGAGCTCCCTGGTCCTTCCCCGGCTCACGGCCGCGCTTCCCTGTCCCTATCCCACAGGCATCGTCGAGATCCGGTCGGTGCGTGTCGGCGTCGTGGCCATCCGTGCGGTGCACACCGGCTTCTACCTGGCCATGAACAAGCAGGGCAGGCTCTACGGGTCGGTAGGTCGGACGCTGCCTCCCCGGATCGGGGTCGGAGgcgcagggcagagctggaacAGGGAGTCCCAAACCCTCCGGGACCGGTGCTCAGGAGCAGGCTCTTGGTTTCCCATGTGCTGCCCCACTCCCCAGCAGGGGCTGCACCCACAGAGCCACCTCTGGGCACCGGGGAGGTGCTGGggtcctgccctgcccctgGGTTCCATCCCACCGGAGCAGGGTGATGATGGGCCCCGAGCGCAGCCGCCTCTcactcccttccctctcctgccaGAAGGAATTCAGCCCTAACTGCAAGTTCATGGAGCGCATCGAGGAGAACGGCTACAACACCTACGCGGCGCTGCGCTGGCGGCACCGGGGCCGCCCCATGTTCCTCTCGCTCAATAGCAAGGGCAGGCCACAGCGAGGGGGCAAGACGCGCCGGCAGCACCTCTCCACACACTTCCTGCCCATGCTCGTCAGCTGAGCCTGTCCCGGGGGAGAAAACGGGGGGGGAAAgggttattttatttatgtacagATCTATTTTTGTGCTAtttattggtttggtttggaaggatGTGGAAGGAAGATGCTCCAGATGCAGCCGTGCAGGGATGCGGCTTTTCCCCACCATCACACCGGCCGCCTGGTCCAGGCACGCCAGCTCTGCCACTGGTGTGTCTGCAGGGGCTGGGATGTGTTGGTGGGTTGCATTTGTCTCCTGTCCCAGCACTGGTGGCAATTAAAGCTGTGTTCATGGCACGGAACGGGGAGTGAGTGTTGGCGCTGTGATGGTGGGTTTGGTTCCCCTGGGGTTGTGGCTGCAtcccccagcagcatccctgctgctgcccagctggaCCCAGCCTCAAACCTCACCCACAGGAAACCCCAGCGATGGGTGTTCGGTgggacaagggatggagcaATAAAAGAGCCTGGACCCTGCGCTCACACTGCAGGGAAGCACTTGATGCGTTACGAGCAGTGCAGCCACTCCGAGTGGGAGCATCCCCTGGGAGGTGCCAGGCTCAGTGCAGGGGGATGCGGTCCCAGGGACCCAAAGGGACAAGGCAAAGAGGGACAAGAGGGTCACggctgctgtcctgctgcagcgTTGCGATGGGCTCTCACCTCATGAGCCAGCCCAGACCCTcacacagccctgcctggggggagcagggatgctgctcccCACCATGTGCAGACCCTGAGCTGGGATGTCATGAGCAAAGGGACCAGACCTGCCCTGGGGACCATCCCCAGCGGGACACCCATGGATGCAAATGGTGCCCAATGCGGGTGCTGGAGCGAGCGCCAAGGTGCaatggggctgccccatcctgccccagctccatccATTGTCCCCAGCAGTGATGGAGCTGGGAAGGCGGATGGTGGCGAGGACCAGCCCCTCGCCTGGAGGGGAGCACGGGCACAAACAGCACCAGGGCATGTCCTGCGCCACCCTGCGCAGCCAGGCACCGCAGCCTGGTCACTTTGTCACGTCAGACACGATGGCCCCAGCAAAAACCACCAAACTCGTTCCATTTCCTACCCAACCAGCTCCAGACGAGTCTGAGAGGGAACAGCCACCGCGTTAACCATGTGGTGACGGCGGCGCGGGC includes the following:
- the FGF22 gene encoding fibroblast growth factor 22 isoform X3 produces the protein MRRGGPAALAACLAGAFAVLAGPGPGSGPGSTAWGGRRPPRSYGHLEGDVRWRRLFSATRFFLRIDGSGGVEGTRWKERPGSIVEIRSVRVGVVAIRAVHTGFYLAMNKQGRLYGSKEFSPNCKFMERIEENGYNTYAALRWRHRGRPMFLSLNSKGRPQRGGKTRRQHLSTHFLPMLVS
- the FGF22 gene encoding fibroblast growth factor 22 isoform X1, producing the protein MSCSTIASVLPTVPSAGLCIRTCATGIHGQHHPSPIVLLGTGWALGRRGVKINSSLDQRFPLPAEPSFPLSGEGQRPRPSRGHFVATDPALGSSLVLPRLTAALPCPYPTGIVEIRSVRVGVVAIRAVHTGFYLAMNKQGRLYGSKEFSPNCKFMERIEENGYNTYAALRWRHRGRPMFLSLNSKGRPQRGGKTRRQHLSTHFLPMLVS
- the FGF22 gene encoding fibroblast growth factor 22 isoform X2 → MSCSTIASVLPTVPSAGLCIRTCATGIHGQHHPSPIVLLGTGWALGRRGVKINSSLDQRFPLPAEPSFPLSGEGQRPRPSRGHFVATDPALGSSLVLPRLTAALPCPYPTGIVEIRSVRVGVVAIRAVHTGFYLAMNKQGRLYGSEFSPNCKFMERIEENGYNTYAALRWRHRGRPMFLSLNSKGRPQRGGKTRRQHLSTHFLPMLVS